Part of the Deltaproteobacteria bacterium genome is shown below.
CTCGTGACCGACCGGCTCGGCCGCTCGCGCACGCTGCTGCTCACCATGCTCACCTACGCGACCGCCACCGCGGCCTGCGCGTTCGCCACCGACGTGTGGATGCTCGCGGCCTTCCGCTTCGTCGCGGCGCTTGGCATCGGGGGCGAGTGGGCGGCGGGCGCGAGCCTGGTCGCCGAGGTCGTGCCCGAGCGCCGGCGCGTCGCCGCGGGGGCGCTCCTCTACACCAGCTCGCCCCTCGGCATCTTCCTCGCCACGCTGGTGAACGACCTCTTCACGAAGCGCATCACGCTCCTCGCCGCCGAGCCGGACCTCGCCTGGCGCCTCGTCTTCCTCTCCGGGCTCGCGCCCGCGGCGGTCGCGCTCTGGATCCGTCGCCGGGTGCGCGAGCCCGAAGCGTGGGCGCGCGAGGCGCGCCAGACCCCGCGCCTGGCGGAGCTGTTCGCGCCCGGGCTCCGTCACGCCACCCTCGGCGGGCTCGCCATGTGCATCGTGACGCTCGTCGCCTGGTGGGGAACCAACGCCTTCCTGCCCCTGGTCGCGGCCTTCCTGGCTGGGCCGCACGCTTCGCCGAGCGAGCGCGCGGGCTTCATCACCTACGCCAGCACCATGTTCAACCTGGGCGGCCTCGTCGGCACGCTCGCGACCATTCCGGTCGCCCGGCTCGGTCGCCGCACGCTCTTCGCGCTCTACCTGGCCGGCGGTGCCGCGTCGATCTGGGTCACGTTCGGGGGCGACTGGGAGCCGACGGTACGCATGCGGCTCTTCTTCCTGGACGGGCTCACCGTCTACGGGGTCGCGGGCACGTTCAGCTTCTACCTGCCCGAGCTGTTCCCGACGCGGCTCCGCGGCACGGGGGCGGGCTTCTGCTACAACGCGGGCCGCTACCTGGCCGCCGCCGGGCCGTTCGTGGTAGGCCGCGCGCTCGGCGCCGTGCCGACCCCCATGGACGCCATCCGTTGGATGGCGCTCGTGCCCCTAATCGGCCTTGTCTTGGTGCCCTTTATCGTTGAAACGGGGCCTTCTGCTACCGTTTTGCTACCACTTCGTCTAGGGCGGCGCTGGCCGTGTCGTCCAAACGGTCGGCCGCCTTCTCCGCCACCCTGATCCACTTTCCGTACCGGTCCACCGTAACCCCGATACTCGCATGGCCGAGTTGCTGCTGGACGTAGACAGGGCTCACGCCGTCGCTG
Proteins encoded:
- a CDS encoding MFS transporter, producing the protein MNRYQWLVLFAAWLGWGFDVFDGLLFNLVAPVCVPRLLGVAAGDARVGAATGAITATLLVGWATGGILFGLVTDRLGRSRTLLLTMLTYATATAACAFATDVWMLAAFRFVAALGIGGEWAAGASLVAEVVPERRRVAAGALLYTSSPLGIFLATLVNDLFTKRITLLAAEPDLAWRLVFLSGLAPAAVALWIRRRVREPEAWAREARQTPRLAELFAPGLRHATLGGLAMCIVTLVAWWGTNAFLPLVAAFLAGPHASPSERAGFITYASTMFNLGGLVGTLATIPVARLGRRTLFALYLAGGAASIWVTFGGDWEPTVRMRLFFLDGLTVYGVAGTFSFYLPELFPTRLRGTGAGFCYNAGRYLAAAGPFVVGRALGAVPTPMDAIRWMALVPLIGLVLVPFIVETGPSATVLLPLRLGRRWPCRPNGRPPSPPP